The segment CAAGTTCTTTAAATACCGTCCTTACGGCATCTTTATTGTGCAATTTTTTGTATGCAAGCCTGATGGCGGATAGATCACCCTTTTTCCCTAAGGTTATTATCGGCTCAACAAAGGTCCTTAGAGCTTTTGCCCTGTCAACAGTAGTCTCTATTCTACCTTTTTCTATCAGAGAAATGGCCATGTTTCTCAACATTGCAAGTCTATGATCGGTAGGTCTACCTAATTTTTTTATTCCAGATTTATGACGCATCTTCTTCCCTCACAAATTTTTTGTAACCCAAAGCCTCCAGGTCCATGCCAAGGCTAAGACCTAATTCACTTAAGACTTTTTTAATCTCCTCAAGGGATTTTCTACCAAAATTCTTAGTTTTTAACATATCATTATCTGTTTTACTGCACAACTCCGCAAGAGTTTTTATCTCTGCATTTTTCAAACAGTTGTATGCTCTTACAGAAAGCTCGAGCTCTTCAATACTTTTATCCAGAAGCTCTAAAATCTGATCATTTCTGATCTCATTTTTTTCTGCTTCCTCAGAATAATCCGGCTCATCAAAATTTATAAATAGGTCAAGATGATCTTTTAATATCTTAGCAGAAAAACCTATCGCATCTTCTGGAGCTATTGAACCATCTGTTTCCACTTCAAGTATCAGCTTGTCATAATCAGTACTCTGCCCCACACGAGCATTTTCAACCCTGAAGTTTGCCCTTTTAATAGGAGTAAAGATGGCATCCACAGGAATAATGTGAATATCACTAAACTTACCTTTCATATCTTCAGAAGGGACATAACCAATCCCCCTTTCCACATAAAGCTCTATATTAAGCTCAGCATTTGGATCTGTAATAGTAGCTATATGTTGGTCTGGATTTAATACCTGAACAAGGGGATCACCAAAAATATCTGATGCTTTTACAACCCCTTCCCCTTTTTTCTTAATATAAACCCTCTTCTGTTCATGGGTATTCAGGTTAAGCTCAAGCATCTTGATGTTGAGAATTATCTCAACAACATCTTCCAACACCCCAGGTATTGTGGTATACTCATGGGTAACATCATTTATCTTAACACCAACAACAGCTGTACCTTCTATAGAGGATAGAAGAATCCTTCTTAATGAATTACCAATAGTAATACCGAAACCTCTTTCCAGAGGCTCAGCCACAAACACACCAAATCTATCCGTGTTATCAGGGGATGTTTCAAGTTTTTTCGGCTTTATCAAACTTTTAAAGTTCATTAATATCATTATAAAAATCCTCCTAAGAGCCTATTATTTAGAGTAAAGCTCTACTATTAAGTGCTCCTGGATATCATAACCTATATCGCTTCTCTCTGGTAAGCGATTAACAACTGCTTTAAAAGCAGCCTTATCTATACTTAACCATTCAGCAGTACCCCTACCTTCAGAGGTTTCTAATGATTCTACTATAAGTTTATTATCTCTGCTTTTTTCTCTAAGCTCAATAACATCTCCCACTTTTAAAAGATAAGAAGGGATATTTACTTTTTTACCGTTTACAGTAAAATGGTTGTGTCTTACAAGTTGTCTTGCCTGTGTTCTACTTGAAGCAAAGCCTGCTCTGTAAACAGCGTTATCAAGCCTTCTCTCAAGTAATTGAAGAAGGTTTTCACCGGTAATCCCTTTCATATTTGTGGCTCGTTCAAAATAAAGCCTAAACTGGGATTCAAGTATTCCATAAATTCTTTTAACCTTTTGTTTTTCCCTCAACTGAACACCATAGTCGCTGAGCTTCTTCTTAAGCTGTCCATGTTGTCCGGGGGGGTAACCCTTCTTTTCTATCCCACATTTATCTTTATAACAACGCTCACCCTTAAGGTAAAGCTTCATACCTTCCCTTCTACAAAGCTTGCATGATGGTCCTGTATATCTAGCCAATTTAAACCTCCACTAAACTCTTCTTTTCTTTCTTGGTCTACAACCATTATGAGGAATGGGAGTAGTATCTCTAATAAGAGTTATCTTAATACCTGCAGATTGAATCGCTCTTATAGCACTTTCCCTTCCAGCACCAGGTCCTTTAACGTTGACTTCTACTTCTCTCACACCATAATCAACTGCTTTTTTGGCAGCAGATTCTGCAGCTATCTGGGCAGCATAAGGAGTAGATTTTCTGGAATTTTTAAAGCCTTCTGTCCCACCTGCTGACCAACATAAAACGTTACCTGATAGGTCAGTAAACGTAACTATTGTATTATTAAAAGTGGAATGAATATGAGCAATCCCTCTTGGAACAACTTTTTTTTCTCTTTTCTTCCTAACCTTAGTAGCCATTATTCCTCCTAAAACCTACTACTTTCTCTTAATTCCACGTTTACCAGCAAGACCTCTTCTGGTACGTGCATTACTACGTGTTTTCTGACCTCTGACAGGCATTCCATTTTTATGTCTGTATCCTCTATAGCAGTTTATCTCTATAAGTCTTTTTATATTCAAGGCAATGTCTTTCCTTAAATCACCTTCCACTTTCAGGTTTTCATCGATATACTTACGAATAGAAGAGATCTCCTGCTCTGTAAGATCACCAATCTTCTTATTTCTGTCCAGATTAAGCTCGTCGATTATCCTGTTTGCTGTACTCCTACCTATACCATAGATGTAAGTCAGCCCTATTTCCAGTTTTTTGTTATTTGGGATGTCAACACCAGCTACTCGAGCCACAAATTTCCTCCTTAACCTTGTCTTTGCTTATGTTTGGGGTTTTCACATATCACTCTGACGACCCCTTTTCTTTTAATTATTTTACACTTATTACAGATAGGTTTTACACTTGCTCTCACCTTCATCTCATACACCTCTTTTTACTTATGCCTGTAGGTTATACGGCCTTTTGTTAGATCATATGGAGACATCTCTACTGTCACCTTATCTCCGGGAAGTATCCTTATAAAATTCATTCTCATCTTCCCCGATAAATGACACAATATCACGTGCTTATTTTCAAGCTCTACCTTAAACATAGCATTTGGTAGCGCCTCAAGCACTACACCTTCAAATTCGATTACATCATCTTTTTTCCCCATATGTGTCCTTTACAATGTTAATATCTCTGGTCCATTATTGGTAATAACAACAGTATTTTCGTAGTGAGCAGCATCTTTGCCATCGGCAGTTATCACTGTCCACCCATCTTCCAATACTTCTACCTTCCAATCACCAATAACTACCATAGGTTCTATAGCTAAAACCATGCCAGCCCTAAGCCTTACGCCGCGGTTAGGTTTGCCAAAATTTGGTATCGTAGGCTCTTCATGCAATTGCCTACCAATTCCATGTCCGAAGTAATCCCTAATTACATTAAAGCCGTTAGATTCAACATAACTCTGTATCGCATGGGATATATCATGCAGTCTGTATCTTTCATCAGCATATTTCATCCCTTCAAAAAATGACTGCTCAGTAACTTCCACAAGCTTCTTTTTCTCTTCAGAAACATCACCAACGCAAAATGTTCTACAAGCATCGCCATGAAACCCATCTTTGTAGGCCCCAACATCGATACTTACGATATCACCTTCTTTCAAAACATTATCAGAAGGTATCCCGTGAACAACCACCTCATTGATAGATATACAGGTGGCAGACGGATAGCCCCTATACCCTTTAAATGACGGGATTGCAGAACGGGACTTTATAATATTTTCTATAAAATTGTCAAGTGTTTTTGTTGTAACGCCTGGTTTAACCTTGCTAGAAACCTTTTCCAGAGCCTCTTTCACAACCTCACAAGCAGCTTTTATCTTTTCAATTTCACTTTTACTTTTAATTTCAACCATTATCCCAATATCTCTTTAATCTTCCTGTAAATATCGCCCACTTCCCCAACTCCATCCACAACGTATAGTTTACCGGAATTTTTGTAGTAATCTTTCAATGCTGAGGTCTGCTCATGATATACTTTAAGACGTTTTGCGATTGTCTCCTCTTTGTCATCGTCCCTTTGATACAATTCGCCTCCACAATCATCACATACACCTTCTTTTTTTGGTGGATTATATTTTATATGATAAACCTTACCACAACCCTTACATGTTCTTCTACCTGTGAGTCTTTCCATAATAAGGTTATCATCCACTTCGAGACTAATAATATGTGTCAACGAAATATTAAGATCATCTTTTAGCATTGCATCCAGAGAAACAGCCTGAGGTATTGTACGTGGAAATCCATCAAGGATAAATCCATTTTTGCAATCATCCTGTTTAAGACGTTCCCTCACGATACCAATAATAACATCATCCGGCACCAGCTTACCTTCATCCATATATTTTTTCGCCATTTTACCAAGTTCTGTCCCTTCTTTTACAGCTGATCTTAATATATCGCCGGTAGAGATCTGAACAACTTTGTATTCATTTATGATGTATGAAGACTGTGTTCCTTTACCAGCTCCTGGGGGCCCAAGAAAAACTAAATTTACCATGCAGCACCTCGTGGTTTTATTCTACCTTTTGATAAAAAACCATCATAATTATGAGTAATTAGATGCGACTCAATCTTATTGACCACATCCATAGATACTCCAATTACAATTAACACACTTGTACCACCAAAATAAAATGGTACATTGAAAAATTTTAAAATCACCTGTGGCATAATAGCAACAATTGTTAGATAAATAGCCCCAGCGAAAGTCAATCTCGAAAGGGTGTAATCTATAAATTCAGCAGTGTTGCTGCCGGGTCTTTTACCAGGTATTACTCCACCACTTCTTTGGATATTTTCTGCTATATCTGTAGGATTAAAAATAATTGATGTATAAAAATAGCAGAAAAACACGATCAGAAGAGCATATAAAAGATAGTATAAAAAATGACTCGGAGAAAGATAAAACCCTACTCTCTTTATCAATTCGCTACCAGAAAATGATGCAAGTGTGGAAGGAAAGGATATGATGGATGCAGCGAATATTATTGGAATAACACCGGAAGTATTGAGCTTAAGTGGTAAATACGATGTGGCAACATTCCCCCTAATACCCACAGCACCTCGTTTAATATATTGTATAGGGATTCTTCTACTGGCGGCCTCCACAAAAACGATACCCGCTGTTACTGCAACAACAATAACTAAGATAGCTACAAGAGTCAAAATCTGTAATTCTCCAGTCTGTAAGAGTCTTAAAGTGTTTGTGACAGCATTTGGTATTGCTGCTACTATACCTGCGAAAATGATCATGGACATTCCATTGCCAATACCTTTTTCGGTAATCTTTTCACCAAGCCACATCAAGAAGATAGTACCAGCTGTAAGTGTAAGTGCAGTTATAATCCTAAATCCCCAACCAGGATATATTACCACAGAAGCACCTGTTGGAGAAGTCATCCCTTCCAATCCGATAGCTATACCTGTACCTTGAATCATGGAGATTAAAACGGTACCATATCTGGTATACTTTGTAATTTTAGCACGCCCCTCTGAACCCTGTTTTTTAAGCTCAGCAAGATATGGAGATACAACCGCCAGAAGCTCCATAATAATCGATGCGGAGATATAAGGCATAACACCGAGACCACACACAGTAAGCCTACTCAATGCCCCCCCAGTAAACATATCGAAGAATCCCAATATATTTCCTGATTGTCTGGCGAAAAACTCTGTCAGGGCTGTTGAGTTTATCCCGGGCGTTGGAATATGAGTACCTATACGATAAACAATCAAAAGGAAAAGGGTAAACAATATCCTTTTCCTTAATTCCGGTACTGAAAATATATCTTCTATTTTCTTAAACATTAATTACCCCAATTTTTTCACTTCTCCGCCGGCAGTTTTTATTTTTTCCTCAGCAGCAGAAGAGATTTTATCCACTTCAAAAGTAAGCTTTTTGGTTAAATCCCCAACCGCAAGCACTTTTACACCATCTTTGTTCCCTTTTATCAAACCTTTTTCCATTAGGGAATCTCTGTTTACAACATCACCATTATTAAACTTTTCTTCTATTTGATAGAGATTTACTATTTCATATACAGTAGCAAACATTTTGTTATTAAAGCCTCTTTTGGGAAGCCTTCTGGTAAGAGGCATCTGCCCCCCTTCAAATCCAGGTTTTGTTTGGCCACCTGATCTTGCTTTCTGACCTTTATGTCCTTTGCCAGCAGTAGTACCAAGACCACTACCTGATCCTCTTCCTACTCTTTTTCTCGTCTTCGTAGATCCTAAAGCTGGTCTTAAATCATGTAGTTTCATACCTTAACCCTCTTTCCGATATATTATTTCGCTTATCTCTTTGCCTCTGTAAGCAGCTATCTTATCAAGCGTCCTTATCTTTTTGAATCCATCAAAAACTGCTAAAATAAGGTTGTTTGGATTTCGGCTTCTAACAGACTTTGCAAGTATATCATGTACACCAGCAAGCTCAAAAAGAGACCTTGTGACACCACCAGATATTATACCTGTACCAGGTGCCGCTGGCTTCATTATGATCTCTGCCGCTCCAAATTTCCCAATGACCTCGTGTGGAATTGTTCCTTTTGAGATAGGCAATTTTATAAGATTTTTCTTAGCTGCCTCAAGAGCTTTTCTTATAGCATCAGGTACTTCACGAGCCTTCCCATATCCAATTCCAACGGAACCGTTCCTATCACCAACAATAACCATAGCAGTAAATCTAAATATTCTACCACCTTTTACAACCTTTGTAACTCTACCAATATGGACAACTTTATCTTCCAATTGACTTACACCTGTATTCAAAGCAGTCCTCCTTAAAAATCTAAGCCTGATTCTCTTGCGGAATCAGCTAGAGCTTTTATTTTACCATGATAAATATATCCGCCTCTATCAAAAACGACAGACTTTACACCTTTAGCAAGTGCTCTCTCAGCGATCAACTTACCTATTGTTTTAGACACTTCAATGTTCACTCTACCAAGAAATTTTTCCCTCAAATCTTTTTCAAGTGAGCTTGCCGAAACTATTGTGGTGCCATTTTCGTCATTGATAATCTGAGCATAGATGTATCTGTTGCTTCTATACACAGCTAACCTTGGCCTTGATGCAGTACCAGATATTTTCTTTCTTATTCTTATATGTCTTTTAACCCTTGAATCTTTTTTATCAGCCATAGATCACCAAACTCCTATCTTATTTTTTACCAGATTTACCGGCTTTTCTCAGTATTCTTTCACCTTCATACTTGATACCTTTACCTTTGTATGGCTCAGGTGGTCTAAGAGCCCTGAGATTTGCCGCTATCTGACCAACTTTCTGTTTGTCGATCCCCCTAACACCAAATTTAGTTTGAGACTCAACAAAAAACTCAATCCCTTCAGGTGCCTGATAAACAACCGGGTGAGAGTATCCAAGAGAAAAATCTAAATCTTTCCCCTTAAGAGCAACTCTGTAACCAACACCTACTATCTCAAGTTTCTTTTCAAAACCTTTTGTTACTCCAACAACCATGTTGTTTAATAATGTTCTAACTAGTCCATGCAGGGACCTTACTTCTCGGTGGTCACTATCTCTGGTAACTACTATCTGATTACCATTGATTTCTATATTTATACCTTGGGGTTTTTCATACGTTAAAGCACCTTTTGGGCCTTCTACTTTAACAATATTACCATCTAAAGAAACCTTTACACTGCTATCAAACAAGATCGGTTTTTTACCTATTCTTGACATCTATAGCTCCATTACCAGATTTTACAGAGATATTCACCACCGACCTTTTCCTTTTTACACTGTTTAACAGTTTTGATACCTGAAGATGTAGATACCACACCAGTACCTAAACCACCTAAAACGATATCAAGGTTTTTTGACTTTACATAAATTCTTCTTCCAGGTTTACTAACTTTTTCAGCACCTCTAATTACAGATTCTCCTTCCTCGGTATATTTCAGATATATAACAATATCTTTCTTATTGTTTTCTGAAATAACTCGGTAGTTTTTGATATAACCCTGGTCTTTGAAAATTTCCAAAATAGATTCTTTTAATTTTGAATGCGGCACAACTACTTCTTGATGTTTCACACGAACGGCATTCATTATTCGTGTGAGCATATCTGCTACTGGATCAGTCATTACCTTTCCTCCATCTTTTTATTATCTGCGGTAACCGATATCTTCTTATTACCAGCTCGACTTTCTAACTCCAGGAATAAGCCCTTCAGAAGCCTGTTTCCTGAAGCAAATCCTACACATATTAAATCTTCTCAAAAAAGCCCTTGGTCTGCCACATATTGGACATCTATTATATTCCCTGATTTTAAATTTTTTCTTTTTAAAAGCACTGTGATATTTTGCAGTAGTAGCCACCAATACCTCCTATTTTTGTGCAAAAGGCATACCAAGAGCTTTTAAGAGCTCCTTAGCCTCTTCATCTGTTTTTGCTGTAGTCGTAATTATTATATCCATCCCTCTTATTTTGTCAATCTTATCATAATCTATTTCAGGAAACACGATCTGCTCTTTTATACCGCAAGCATAATTTCCTCTTCCATCAAAAGAGTTTGGATTAACACCAGCAAAGTCTCTAACCCTGGCAAGCGCAATATTCATAAACCTATTTAGAAATTCATATGCCATCTCTTTTCTCAAAGTAACTTTACATCCAATTGGCATCCCTTCTCTGAGTTTAAAAGATGCTATAGATTTTTTGGCTTTTGTCACAACAGGTTTTTGTCCTGCAATAAGTGCCATATCATTGACAGCGTGTTCAATCACTTTCGGATTCGAAACAGCTTCTCCCAACCTCATATTTAAAACCACTTTTTCTACTTTTGGCACCTGCATTATATTTTTATAGCCAAACTTTTTCATCAAGTAAGGAACTACCTCTTTTTCATACTTTTCTCTTAACACTGACATGGATAACTCCCTTAATCTTTATCTACAATTTCGCCACATGACTTACAAAATCTCTGTTTTGTCCCATCCTGAAGAACCTTGATTCCCAAACGAACACCTTTCTGGCATTTAGGACAAAAGTACATAACATTCGATATGTCTATTGGCTTTTCTTTTTCCACAATTCCACCATCGGGATTGAGCTGGCTGGGCTTCATATGCCTCTTTACAACATTAATATTCTCAGCCAAGACTTTTTTGTCTTCCTTCAATACTTTAAGGATTTTTGATTTTTTCCCTTTATCTTTCCCGGTGGTAACTATAATAGGGTCATCTTTTTTTAATTTAAACTTAATCGCCATTTCATCCTCCTACAGCACTTCGGGAGCCATTGATATTATTTTCAAGAAACCTTTTGCTCTAAGGTCTCTTGCAACCGGCCCAAAAACCCTTGTACCGATAGGCTCGAGGTTTTTATTCAATATAACAGCTGCATTATCATCAAATCTAATGTAAGTACCATCAGGTCTTCTTTTTTCCTTCTTTGTCCTAACAATAACAGCTTTGACGACATCCCCTTTCTTAACATTTCCATCAGGGATAGCATCTTTTACACTACAAACTATAATATCACCTAATCCACCATATTTTCTTTTAGAGCCACCAAGTACCTTAATACACATAAGCTCTTTGGCTCCTGAATTGTCAGCCACCCTTAATCTTGTCTGAACCTGTATCATACCTATACTCCTAAGCCTAATTAATTAAGACCAACTGGTCTTTCCAAAATTCTAACAACCCTCCACCTTTTGGTTTTACTCAAGGGTCTTGTTTCCATAAGCTCAACGACATCACCTATTTTACATTCATTATTTTCATCGTGAGCAACATATTTTTTCCCTTTTTTAACAAATTTGTGATACTTAGGATGCATCTTAAGAGTTTCAACTTTTACAACTACTGTCTTATCCATCTTATCGCTAATTACGGTTCCTCTACGAACCTTCCTCATATTCCTTTCCATACTAACCCTCATTCTCTTTTTCTTTCAAAATAGTTTTTATGCGGGCGATATCTCTTTTAACCTTGCCCACTTTACTTGTATCTTCAAGATCAGCAGTTGAAAGTTTAAATTTTAACCTAAATAGATCTTCCCTAAGCTCCATCTCTTTTTTTTGCAATTCAGCTTTTGACAAGTTTCTCAATTCTGCTGCTTTCATTACTCTGCTCCTTTTGGTGTTTCATTTTCTTCCTTTTTTACAAATTTGCACTTTACAGGAAGTTTGTGGGATGCAAGCCTGAAAGCTTCTCTTGCCTGCTCCTCAGTAACACCTTTAATTTCATACAGCATTGTCCCTTCTTTAACCGGAGCAACATAGTATTCCACTGCACCTTTACCTTTACCCATCCTTGTTTCAGCAGGTCTTTTTGTGATCGGTTTATGTGGGAAAATTCTTATATAAAGATTACCACCCCTTCTAATATATCTATTAATGGCAATCCTTGCTGCCTCTATCTGCCTGCTGGTAAGTTTACCTTTTTCAAGGGACTGAAGTCCATAATCACCAAAAGCAATAGTATTACCTTTGGTGGCCTTACCCCTTATCCTGCCTTTAAAAGCTTTTCTATATTTTGTTCTACTGGGCATTAACATATTATTCTACCTCTGTAGCATTTTTGTTTTTCTCTTCAAGGGTTTCACCTTTGAAAACCCACACCTTAACACCAATAATTCCATAGGTGGTCATTGCATCGGCAGTACCATAATCTATGTCAGCCCTTAAAGTCTGAAGTGGTACTCTACCTTTAATATACCATTCTGTACGAGCCATATCTGCACCGGCAAGTCTTCCTGAACAGGATACCTTAATACCAAGAGCTCCTGATTTAAGAGCCTGAACTACTGCTTTTTTCATAGCTCTACGGAAAGCAATCCTTCTTTCAATCTGAAGAGCAATATTTTCTGCAATTAGTGTGGCATCTATCTCAGGCTTTTTTACCTCTCTTATATTGATTTGCACATCAGCGTTTGTATAAGCCTTCAGATCTTGTTTTAATTTATCAATCTCTGCACCTTTTTTACCAATTACAATACCTGGTCTGCTGGTATTGAGATTTACCCTCATTTTTTGCCCCATCCTCTCTATTTCGATAGATGAGATACCAGCTTGATTTAATTTCTTCTTCAGATACTTACGAATTTTAATATCTTCAGAAAGATTCTTTCTATAATCCCTCTTATTTGCATACCATACAGATTTCCAGGTTTTATTTATACCAATTCTCAAACCGATTGGATGAGCTTTCTGACCCACTAAGCACCTCCGCTTTTATTCACCAAGGACTACAGTAATATGGCTAGTTCTTCTCTTAATCAATGAAGCCCTACCATAAGCCCTAGGCATATATCTTTTATAAAATGGTCCACCATCAACCTTAACTTCCAAAAGTTTAAGGTTACTCACATTCCTGACATTTTTATTCTCCTCTGCGTTAGCTACAGCAGATTTTAATGTCTTATATATCTCCTGAGCTGCTTTTTTAGTGGTAAACTTTAAAAGGGCCATAGCCTCATCCACTGTTTTACCTCTAACTAAATCAGCAACCAATCTTGCTTTCCTTGGAGATACCCTAATATATCTGGCAACAGCCTTTGATATCATATCTTACTCTCCAGTCCTATTTCTTTATTTTCTTATCATCTTTTTTGTGACCACGGAAAGTCCTGGTCAAAGAGAATTCACCTAATTTATGCCCAACCATATTCTCAGTAACATAAACAGGGATAAATTTTTGACCATTATGCACTGCAAAAGTCATTCCAACCATTTCGGGAATGATGGTACTTCTCCTCGACCACGTTTTTATCACTTTTTTATCTCCAGTCTGCTTTGCAGCTTCAACTTTTTTCAGCAGGTGATCATCTATAAATGGTCCTTTTTTAAGCGATCTGGGCACATCTTCCTCCTTTATTTCCTCTTAGTGACAATGTACTTGTTGGAAGGTTTATTTTTCTTCCTGGTCTTATAACCTTTTGTAGGCATACCCCATGGAGAAACAGGATGTCTACCACCCTTAGTCCTACCTTCACCACCACCATGTGGGTGATCTACTGGGTTCATAGCAGTACCCCTTACTGTTGGTCTGATTCCTAACCAGCGGGATTTACCAGCTTTTCCAATCACCACATTTTCATGGTCTGGATTACTAACCTGACCAATAGTTGCTTTACATTCAGATTTAACAAGTCTTATTTCACCAGAAGGTAAGCGAAGATGGCAGTATTCACCCTCTTTGGAAAGTAGCTGTGCATATGTGCCGGCTGACCTTGCAAGCTGACCACCTTTACCAGGCCTTAACTCTATATTATGAATTACGGTACCCACAGGAATATCTTTGAGCTGCAATGCATTTCCTACTTTTATGTCTGCATCCTTACCGCTCTGAATTACATCTCCTACTTTCAATCCTAATGGTGCAATTATATATCTCTTTTCCCCATCAGCGTAAGATACAAGAGCAATTCTTGCACTTCTGTATGGATCGTATTCGATAGTCTTTACTTTTGCAGGGATTGAATCTTTGTCCCTTTTGAAATCTATTACCCTATACAGTTTCTTGTTGCCACCTCCCTGATGTCTGGTGGTTATTCTACCGAAATTATTCCTACCACCTTTTTTGGGAAGTCTTATAAGCAACGATTTCTCAGGGGTATCTGTAGTTATATCAGCATAATCATCGTTTGCTCTAAATCTAACGCCTGCTGATGTTGGTTTATATTTTCTTATACCCATTTTAACCTCTCTCTTATACAAATTCCAACTTTTGATCTTCTTCAAGAACTACAATGGCCTTCTTCCAATCATCTCTACGACCAACAACCATACCAAATCTCTTTACCTTTCCTTTTACA is part of the Calditerrivibrio nitroreducens DSM 19672 genome and harbors:
- the rplQ gene encoding 50S ribosomal protein L17, which produces MRHKSGIKKLGRPTDHRLAMLRNMAISLIEKGRIETTVDRAKALRTFVEPIITLGKKGDLSAIRLAYKKLHNKDAVRTVFKELAPRYKSRPGGYTRVLKTRIRRGDNATMAIIEFVKDENQEAKSE
- a CDS encoding DNA-directed RNA polymerase subunit alpha is translated as MILMNFKSLIKPKKLETSPDNTDRFGVFVAEPLERGFGITIGNSLRRILLSSIEGTAVVGVKINDVTHEYTTIPGVLEDVVEIILNIKMLELNLNTHEQKRVYIKKKGEGVVKASDIFGDPLVQVLNPDQHIATITDPNAELNIELYVERGIGYVPSEDMKGKFSDIHIIPVDAIFTPIKRANFRVENARVGQSTDYDKLILEVETDGSIAPEDAIGFSAKILKDHLDLFINFDEPDYSEEAEKNEIRNDQILELLDKSIEELELSVRAYNCLKNAEIKTLAELCSKTDNDMLKTKNFGRKSLEEIKKVLSELGLSLGMDLEALGYKKFVREEDAS
- the rpsD gene encoding 30S ribosomal protein S4, translating into MARYTGPSCKLCRREGMKLYLKGERCYKDKCGIEKKGYPPGQHGQLKKKLSDYGVQLREKQKVKRIYGILESQFRLYFERATNMKGITGENLLQLLERRLDNAVYRAGFASSRTQARQLVRHNHFTVNGKKVNIPSYLLKVGDVIELREKSRDNKLIVESLETSEGRGTAEWLSIDKAAFKAVVNRLPERSDIGYDIQEHLIVELYSK
- the rpsK gene encoding 30S ribosomal protein S11, which gives rise to MATKVRKKREKKVVPRGIAHIHSTFNNTIVTFTDLSGNVLCWSAGGTEGFKNSRKSTPYAAQIAAESAAKKAVDYGVREVEVNVKGPGAGRESAIRAIQSAGIKITLIRDTTPIPHNGCRPRKKRRV
- the rpsM gene encoding 30S ribosomal protein S13; translation: MARVAGVDIPNNKKLEIGLTYIYGIGRSTANRIIDELNLDRNKKIGDLTEQEISSIRKYIDENLKVEGDLRKDIALNIKRLIEINCYRGYRHKNGMPVRGQKTRSNARTRRGLAGKRGIKRK
- the rpmJ gene encoding 50S ribosomal protein L36; amino-acid sequence: MKVRASVKPICNKCKIIKRKGVVRVICENPKHKQRQG
- the infA gene encoding translation initiation factor IF-1; its protein translation is MGKKDDVIEFEGVVLEALPNAMFKVELENKHVILCHLSGKMRMNFIRILPGDKVTVEMSPYDLTKGRITYRHK
- the map gene encoding type I methionyl aminopeptidase — encoded protein: MVEIKSKSEIEKIKAACEVVKEALEKVSSKVKPGVTTKTLDNFIENIIKSRSAIPSFKGYRGYPSATCISINEVVVHGIPSDNVLKEGDIVSIDVGAYKDGFHGDACRTFCVGDVSEEKKKLVEVTEQSFFEGMKYADERYRLHDISHAIQSYVESNGFNVIRDYFGHGIGRQLHEEPTIPNFGKPNRGVRLRAGMVLAIEPMVVIGDWKVEVLEDGWTVITADGKDAAHYENTVVITNNGPEILTL
- a CDS encoding adenylate kinase is translated as MVNLVFLGPPGAGKGTQSSYIINEYKVVQISTGDILRSAVKEGTELGKMAKKYMDEGKLVPDDVIIGIVRERLKQDDCKNGFILDGFPRTIPQAVSLDAMLKDDLNISLTHIISLEVDDNLIMERLTGRRTCKGCGKVYHIKYNPPKKEGVCDDCGGELYQRDDDKEETIAKRLKVYHEQTSALKDYYKNSGKLYVVDGVGEVGDIYRKIKEILG
- the secY gene encoding preprotein translocase subunit SecY; the encoded protein is MFKKIEDIFSVPELRKRILFTLFLLIVYRIGTHIPTPGINSTALTEFFARQSGNILGFFDMFTGGALSRLTVCGLGVMPYISASIIMELLAVVSPYLAELKKQGSEGRAKITKYTRYGTVLISMIQGTGIAIGLEGMTSPTGASVVIYPGWGFRIITALTLTAGTIFLMWLGEKITEKGIGNGMSMIIFAGIVAAIPNAVTNTLRLLQTGELQILTLVAILVIVVAVTAGIVFVEAASRRIPIQYIKRGAVGIRGNVATSYLPLKLNTSGVIPIIFAASIISFPSTLASFSGSELIKRVGFYLSPSHFLYYLLYALLIVFFCYFYTSIIFNPTDIAENIQRSGGVIPGKRPGSNTAEFIDYTLSRLTFAGAIYLTIVAIMPQVILKFFNVPFYFGGTSVLIVIGVSMDVVNKIESHLITHNYDGFLSKGRIKPRGAAW
- the rplO gene encoding 50S ribosomal protein L15, whose protein sequence is MKLHDLRPALGSTKTRKRVGRGSGSGLGTTAGKGHKGQKARSGGQTKPGFEGGQMPLTRRLPKRGFNNKMFATVYEIVNLYQIEEKFNNGDVVNRDSLMEKGLIKGNKDGVKVLAVGDLTKKLTFEVDKISSAAEEKIKTAGGEVKKLG
- the rpsE gene encoding 30S ribosomal protein S5; protein product: MNTGVSQLEDKVVHIGRVTKVVKGGRIFRFTAMVIVGDRNGSVGIGYGKAREVPDAIRKALEAAKKNLIKLPISKGTIPHEVIGKFGAAEIIMKPAAPGTGIISGGVTRSLFELAGVHDILAKSVRSRNPNNLILAVFDGFKKIRTLDKIAAYRGKEISEIIYRKEG
- the rplR gene encoding 50S ribosomal protein L18 — translated: MADKKDSRVKRHIRIRKKISGTASRPRLAVYRSNRYIYAQIINDENGTTIVSASSLEKDLREKFLGRVNIEVSKTIGKLIAERALAKGVKSVVFDRGGYIYHGKIKALADSARESGLDF